In one Drosophila albomicans strain 15112-1751.03 chromosome X, ASM965048v2, whole genome shotgun sequence genomic region, the following are encoded:
- the LOC117567886 gene encoding serine protease SP24D-like has protein sequence MLRAVIFVFCACLAFASAAPPVIEGRVVGGVDATIGQFPHQVSLRQSGSHICGGSIISRDYILTAGHCVSSQFDNGTVSSITPASLLSIRAGTLDRFSGGMLINVEEVHVHDQYNSFWFDVAVLKLAQPLIFSSQLAPIPLATEDTPANSDVIISGWGRLTTGGDIPRTMQWNTLSAISKLSCALSIAVYRDDMLCLAHTSGNGACNGDSGGPAIFNGELVGIAGFVVGGCGSSSPDGYAKVFYHRDWIIQHANL, from the exons ATGTTGCGAGctgtaatatttgtattttgcgcCTGCCTAGCGTTCGCCTCAGCTGCTCCACCAGTCATAGAGGGTCGTGTGGTTGGCGGTGTGGATGCCACAATCGGTCAATTTCCGCATCAGGTCTCGCTGCGTCAATCCGGCTCACATATTTGCGGTGGCTCCATCATCTCCCGCGATTACATCCTGACGGCGGGACATTGCGTCAGCTCCCAGTTTGATAATGGCACAGTCTCATCTAT CACTCCCGCCTCGCTGCTGAGCATTCGCGCTGGCACCTTGGATCGCTTCTCGGGCGGCATGCTCATCAATGTGGAAGAGGTGCATGTGCATGACCAATACAACAGCTTCTGGTTCGATGTGGCAGTCTTGAAACTCGCCCAGCCACTGATCTTCTCCAGCCAGCTGGCTCCCATTCCCCTCGCCACAGAGGACACACCGGCCAACAGCGACGTGATCATTTCGGGCTGGGGTCGTCTCACCACTGGCGGCGATATTCCACGCACCATGCAATGGAATACACTCAGCGCCATCTCCAAGTTGTCGTGTGCCCTCTCTATTGCCGTCTACAGGGACGATATGCTCTGTCTGGCTCATACGTCGGGCAATGGTGCTTGCAACGGAGATTCTGGTGGACCAGCGATCTTCAACGGAGAACTTGTCGGTATTGCGGGCTTTGTTGTCGGTGGCTGTGGTTCGTCGAGTCCCGATGGCTATGCTAAGGTCTTTTATCATCGCGACTGGATTATTCAACATGccaatttgtaa
- the LOC117571953 gene encoding uncharacterized protein LOC117571953 — protein MLATRLHKMCCRGLGFSTGFVAFCAFICCFAALHILNKIVHIDEKTAQSTEFQLPFDARDRCQQTFIVDGAEGGAHLTWLELFYMKWTLVLTICYTFTVMVLIRAQYLSHFDINFITSNAMMLVGGVLSVVLFSATVILHDRMPFMEDWCNQFIVGFMYFIAINICVAVVFFLIHSCQYYFQMEDNGI, from the exons ATGTTGGCAACTCGTCTCCACAAGATGTGCTGCAGAGGCTTGGGCTTCAGCACCGGATTCGTGGCCTTCTGTGCATTT ATCTGTTGCTTTGCTGCACTGCACATTCTCAACAAGATTGTGCATATCGATGAGAAGACAGCCCAAAGCACCGAGTTCCAATTGCCATTCGATGCAAGAGATCGCTGCCAGCAGACCTTCATTGTGGATGGTGCGGAGGGCGGAGCACATCTCACCTGGCTGGAATTGTTCTACATGAAGTGGACCCTTGTGCTGACCATTTGCTATACGTTCACGGTCATGGTGCTGATACGTGCCCAGTACTTGAGTCATTTCGATATCAATTTCATTACCTCGAATGCG ATGATGTTGGTGGGCGGCGTTTTGTCCGTGGTGCTGTTCAGTGCCACCGTTATACTGCATGACAGGATGCCCTTTATGGAGGACTGGTGCAATCAGTTTATCGTTGGATTCATGTATTTCATTGCCATCAATATCTGTGTCGCTGTTGTCTTCTTTCTCATCCACTCCTGTCAATATTACTTTCAAATGGAGGACAACGGCATCTGA
- the LOC117565393 gene encoding serine protease SP24D, whose amino-acid sequence MSNRCSMQLLVNLLLLALSIGDSWQQLTTEADLDFEEPGFSIGPRIVGGRRARAGQFKHQVSLRHRGQHTCGGSIISRNYVLTAAHCVQFGSNVVPANQLAIQAGSLNLNSHETYVDVAKVNVHPRYNGGGVGYDVAVLRLKSNLNFNANMGSIELARNDPPTNSSVVISGWGAIYHGGPISRELLYIQVLSISRNQCTSRYMRNLPETTMCLLHGANLGACHGDSGGPAVYNNQLVGVASFVLGGCGREAPDGYERVSYLRNWIVANAELGSA is encoded by the exons ATGTCAAACAGGTGTAGTATGCAATTGCTGGTGAATCTATTGTTGCTCGCGCTGAGCATCGGCGACAGCTGGCAACAGCTGACAACGGAAGCTGATCTCGATTTTGAGGAGCCAGGCTTCTCCATTGGACCACGCATCGTGGGCGGCCGTCGAGCACGAGCCGGTCAATTCAAGCATCAGGTATCGTTGCGTCATCGTGGCCAGCACACCTGTGGCGGCTCAATCATCTCACGCAACTACGTCCTGACGGCGGCACACTGCGTTCAATTTGGCTCCAATGT TGTTCCTGCCAATCAGTTGGCTATACAGGCGGGCAGCCTGAATCTCAACAGCCATGAGACCTATGTGGATGTTGCCAAAGTCAATGTGCATCCCAGGTACAATGGTGGCGGTGTTGGCTACGATGTTGCCGTGCTGCGTCTCAAGTCCAATCTCAATTTCAATGCCAACATGGGTTCCATTGAATTGGCTCGCAATGATCCGCCCACCAACTCCAGTGTCGTCATCTCCGGTTGGGGTGCCATCTATCATGGCGGCCCCATTTCCAGGGAACTGCTCTACATCCAGGTGCTCAGCATTAGTCGCAATCAGTGCACTAGTCGCTACATGCGCAATCTACCGGAGACCACCATGTGTCTGTTGCATGGCGCCAATCTTGGCGCTTGTCACGGCGACTCGGGCGGTCCGGCTGTCTACAATAATCAGCTGGTGGGCGTCGCTAGCTTTGTCCTCGGCGGCTGTGGTCGCGAGGCACCCGATGGCTATGAGCGCGTCTCTTACCTGCGCAACTGGATTGTCGCGAATGCCGAACTTGGCagtgcataa
- the LOC117571924 gene encoding hsc70-interacting protein 1-like isoform X2 translates to MAAPIQHEDLLKLKSFIEFVNTNPTVLNMPQLQFVKDFVEKFGGKVPDGDFKMPEAGKCPFGGDAGGAKAKPAADAPSAKADEDDSEESDSNESEPESDIELDMEGVIEADKDAAQPMGDSSKEPTEEEIDQAGDLRSQAAAAYGEQKFDEAISFYSKAIELNPGNALFYAKRGQAFLKLKKPNACIRDCDKALELNCDSAAAYKFRGRAHRLLGEFEKSAKDLRQACKLDFDEEADEWLREVTPNAQKIEQHRIKQERKQAERDIKNRQRAQSRARKEQAKQQSAAGGSFPGGFPGAGGFPGAGGFPGAGGFPGAGGFPGAGAGGMPAGFDMGDLMSKMKDPEVAAAMEDILGDPAKFSKYIGNPKVSNLMKTFFPGGFPGGEGAAGAAASDAAGNNSNPSGSDAEGKSSTNSSEAPKPKKQADFVDDGLD, encoded by the exons ATGGCGGCGCCAATACAACATGAAGATTTGCTTAAGCTGAAGAGCTTCATCGAGTTTGTGAACACAAATCCAACGGTGTTGAATATGCCGCAACTGCAGTTTGTGAAGGATTTCGTGGAGAAGTTCGGCGGCAAGGTGCCCGATGGTGACTTCAAGATGCCGGAAGCGGG caaatgtCCATTTGGTGGCGATGCTGGCGGTGCCAAAGCAAAGCCGGCTGCTGATGCTCCTTCGGCTAAAGCCGATGAGGATGATTCCGAGGAAAGCGACTCCAATGAATCGGAGCCTGAATCAGACATTGAACTGGATATGGAAG GCGTCATTGAAGCCGACAAAGATGCTGCCCAGCCTATGGGGGATTCGTCCAAAGAGCCGACGGAAGAGGAAATCGATCAGGCTGGCGATTTGCGTTCCCAGGCAGCTGCCGCCTATGGCGAACAGAAATTCGATGAGGCCATTAGCTTCTACAGCAAGGCCATTGAACTCAATCCGGGCAATGCTTTATTCTATGCCAAGCGTGGCCAGGCATTCCTCAAGCTGAAGAAACCAAATGCCTGTATTCGCGACTGCGACAAGGCTCTTGAACTTAACTGCGATTCGGCGGCCGCCTACAAGTTCCGTGGACGTGCCCATCGCTTGTTGGGAGAGTTCGAGAAGTCCGCAAAGGATTTGCGTCAGGCATGCAAACTGGACTTTGATGAGGAGGCCGATGAGTGGCTGCGCGAAGTCACACCGAATGCCCAGAAGATTGAGCAGCATCGCATCAAGCAGGAACGCAAGCAGGCGGAGCGTGACATCAAGAATCGCCAGCGTGCTCAGAGTCGTGCTCGCAAGGAGCAAGCCAAGCAGCAGAGTGCTGCGGGTGGCTCGTTCCCTGGCGGTTTCCCAGGTGCTGGTGGTTTCCCTGGAGCTGGTGGTTTCCCTGGCGCTGGTGGATTCCCAGGTGCTGGCGGCTTCCCTGGCGCTGGAGCTGGTGGCATGCCGGCTGGATTTGATATGGGCGATTTGATGTCGAAAATGAAGGATCCTGAGGTTGCTGCGGCCATGGAGGACATTTTGGGCGATCCGGCCAAATTCTCCAAATACATTGGCAACCCCAAGGTGTCCAATTTGATGAAGACCTTCTTCCCGGGCGGTTTCCCCGGTGGCGAAGGAGCTGCTGGAGCAGCTGCCAGCGATGCTGCTGGTAACAATTCGAATCCTTCGGGCAGCGATGCGGAGGGCAAGTCATCAACAAATAGCAGCGAGGCACCAAAGCCCAAAAAGCAGGCGGACTTTGTGGATGATGGACTCGACTAG
- the LOC117567895 gene encoding chymotrypsin-1, with product MIASRTLSVLCICIALGLVLASPQGRLLGSEDAQTSEFPWVASLRLNKAHVCSANIISATQLLTAAHCVSNVGTTPVSVDQLTVRVGSINQFAGGSLVDVKQVVIHPSYGNFLHDLAILTLSEALTFGDKINKIALPAPGNDTDPEVEEVPANGTPVYVTGWGEQLDGTSNYKLQKSNLNTLSKPYCELSAGYGYDSVLCLSHAENEGVCRGDDGGSVVDDDGVLVGVVSFFFGNCGTKYPDISTRISYYLSWIEANEQ from the exons ATGATTGCCTCACGTACACTCTCCGTTCtctgcatttgcattgccTTAGGTCTGGTGCTGGCCTCGCCGCAGGGTCGTCTGCTTGGCTCCGAGGATGCCCAGACCTCAGAGTTTCCCTGGGTGGCATCGTTGCGTCTGAACAAGGCGCATGTCTGTTCGGCCAACATTATTTCCGCGACGCAACTGCTCACAGCTGCTCACTGTGTCTCCAATGTGGGCACCACACC AGTTTCTGTGGATCAGCTGACGGTCCGTGTTGGTAGCATTAATCAATTTGCCGGTGGCAGTTTGGTGGACGTCAAACAGGTTGTCATCCATCCATCGTATGGCAACTTTCTGCATGACTTGGCCATTTTGACACTCAGTGAGGCATTGACCTTCGGCGACAAGATCAACAAAATCGCCTTGCCCGCCCCCGGTAACGATACCGACCCGGAAGTTGAAGAGGTGCCAGCGAATGGCACACCCGTCTATGTGACCGGTTGGGGTGAACAACTCGATGGCACCTCCAACTACAAGCTGCAGAAATCCAATCTGAATACGCTGAGCAAACCATACTGTGAACTCTCCGCTGGCTATGGCTACGATTCGGTCCTGTGCCTTTCGCATGCCGAGAACGAGGGCGTCTGTCGTGGCGATGATGGTGGCTCCGTGGTCGATGATGATGGTGTCTTGGTTGGCGTTGTTAGCTTCTTCTTTGGCAACTGCGGCACCAAATATCCCGACATCAGCACTCGCATCTCGTACTATTTGTCATGGATCGAGGCCAACGAGCAGTAG
- the LOC117571924 gene encoding hsc70-interacting protein 1-like isoform X1: MAAPIQHEDLLKLKSFIEFVNTNPTVLNMPQLQFVKDFVEKFGGKVPDGDFKMPEAGSKCPFGGDAGGAKAKPAADAPSAKADEDDSEESDSNESEPESDIELDMEGVIEADKDAAQPMGDSSKEPTEEEIDQAGDLRSQAAAAYGEQKFDEAISFYSKAIELNPGNALFYAKRGQAFLKLKKPNACIRDCDKALELNCDSAAAYKFRGRAHRLLGEFEKSAKDLRQACKLDFDEEADEWLREVTPNAQKIEQHRIKQERKQAERDIKNRQRAQSRARKEQAKQQSAAGGSFPGGFPGAGGFPGAGGFPGAGGFPGAGGFPGAGAGGMPAGFDMGDLMSKMKDPEVAAAMEDILGDPAKFSKYIGNPKVSNLMKTFFPGGFPGGEGAAGAAASDAAGNNSNPSGSDAEGKSSTNSSEAPKPKKQADFVDDGLD; encoded by the exons ATGGCGGCGCCAATACAACATGAAGATTTGCTTAAGCTGAAGAGCTTCATCGAGTTTGTGAACACAAATCCAACGGTGTTGAATATGCCGCAACTGCAGTTTGTGAAGGATTTCGTGGAGAAGTTCGGCGGCAAGGTGCCCGATGGTGACTTCAAGATGCCGGAAGCGGG cagcaaatgtCCATTTGGTGGCGATGCTGGCGGTGCCAAAGCAAAGCCGGCTGCTGATGCTCCTTCGGCTAAAGCCGATGAGGATGATTCCGAGGAAAGCGACTCCAATGAATCGGAGCCTGAATCAGACATTGAACTGGATATGGAAG GCGTCATTGAAGCCGACAAAGATGCTGCCCAGCCTATGGGGGATTCGTCCAAAGAGCCGACGGAAGAGGAAATCGATCAGGCTGGCGATTTGCGTTCCCAGGCAGCTGCCGCCTATGGCGAACAGAAATTCGATGAGGCCATTAGCTTCTACAGCAAGGCCATTGAACTCAATCCGGGCAATGCTTTATTCTATGCCAAGCGTGGCCAGGCATTCCTCAAGCTGAAGAAACCAAATGCCTGTATTCGCGACTGCGACAAGGCTCTTGAACTTAACTGCGATTCGGCGGCCGCCTACAAGTTCCGTGGACGTGCCCATCGCTTGTTGGGAGAGTTCGAGAAGTCCGCAAAGGATTTGCGTCAGGCATGCAAACTGGACTTTGATGAGGAGGCCGATGAGTGGCTGCGCGAAGTCACACCGAATGCCCAGAAGATTGAGCAGCATCGCATCAAGCAGGAACGCAAGCAGGCGGAGCGTGACATCAAGAATCGCCAGCGTGCTCAGAGTCGTGCTCGCAAGGAGCAAGCCAAGCAGCAGAGTGCTGCGGGTGGCTCGTTCCCTGGCGGTTTCCCAGGTGCTGGTGGTTTCCCTGGAGCTGGTGGTTTCCCTGGCGCTGGTGGATTCCCAGGTGCTGGCGGCTTCCCTGGCGCTGGAGCTGGTGGCATGCCGGCTGGATTTGATATGGGCGATTTGATGTCGAAAATGAAGGATCCTGAGGTTGCTGCGGCCATGGAGGACATTTTGGGCGATCCGGCCAAATTCTCCAAATACATTGGCAACCCCAAGGTGTCCAATTTGATGAAGACCTTCTTCCCGGGCGGTTTCCCCGGTGGCGAAGGAGCTGCTGGAGCAGCTGCCAGCGATGCTGCTGGTAACAATTCGAATCCTTCGGGCAGCGATGCGGAGGGCAAGTCATCAACAAATAGCAGCGAGGCACCAAAGCCCAAAAAGCAGGCGGACTTTGTGGATGATGGACTCGACTAG
- the LOC117571946 gene encoding zinc finger C4H2 domain-containing protein: protein MATSEISSSNERHYYAKLEAIKDIRDKTLTLEKLKVRIIKEVKLSDDEEKCLDEYRKEMEHLLEEKMSHVEELRQIHADINDMENIIKQTKENQTRSFDMANRVYEEYLALKYQIDHMRRDYLGLSPLRDLHEEEGSPISKDRFQTNFLKVAAQSAAAAAAAAAAAAAAASQPASLARPHARHPLMPEATVTALPPNAAAASAAGGGGSGGGAGGPGGGGGGGVPGGHAFMPPAPPGAAGSAGAAAAAAAVAAARLGKTDFSAPPPPPPSATNRLQQSPSIGMGHHPSFRSDFNVNLRQQPPPMKSCLSCHQQIHRNAPICPLCKAKSRSRNPKKPKKKNN from the coding sequence ATGGCCACCAGCGAGATTTCGAGCTCCAATGAGCGACACTATTATGCGAAGCTGGAGGCCATCAAGGACATAAGGGACAAAACGCTGACGCTGGAGAAGCTCAAAGTGCGCATTATTAAGGAAGTAAAACTAAGCGACGACGAGGAAAAGTGCCTCGATGAATATCGCAAGGAAATGGAACATCTGCTCGAAGAGAAAATGTCACACGTGGAGGAACTACGTCAAATCCATGCCGACATCAACGACATGGAGAATATCATCAAGCAAACGAAGGAGAATCAAACGCGCTCATTTGACATGGCCAATCGTGTCTACGAGGAATATCTGGCGCTTAAATATCAAATCGATCACATGCGACGCGATTACCTAGGTCTCAGTCCTTTGCGTGATCTACATGAGGAGGAGGGCAGTCCCATCTCTAAGGATCGCTTCCAAACGAATTTCCTCAAGGTGGCCGCCCAATCAgcagccgccgctgctgctgcagcggctgccgcagccgcagctgcCTCACAGCCTGCTTCGTTGGCGCGTCCTCATGCCCGGCATCCATTGATGCCGGAGGCGACGGTCACCGCTTTGCCACCGAATGCCGCAGCTGCGTCTGCAGCtggtggcggcggcagcggtggAGGAGCTGGAGGACCAggaggcggcggtggtggtggcgtTCCTGGTGGACATGCATTTATGCCGCCAGCTCCTCCGGGTGCAGCGGGCAGCGCTggcgctgcagcagctgcggctgctgtggctgcggcaCGCTTGGGTAAAACAGATTTCTCGgcaccgccgccaccgccaccctCGGCAACAAATCGTCTGCAGCAATCGCCATCGATTGGCATGGGACATCATCCGTCATTTCGCTCAGATTTCAATGTGAATCTGCGTCAGCAGCCGCCACCCATGAAGTCCTGCTTGTCGTGCCATCAGCAGATTCATCGCAATGCGCCAATTTGTCCACTGTGCAAGGCCAAGTCGCGTTCCCGCAATCCCAAAAAGcccaaaaagaagaataaCTAA
- the LOC117565412 gene encoding trypsin beta has product MGRHLLCALDNDKMIKLTTALCLLMLLAGVHSETPQGRILGGEEAANDATPYAVSLRVDNAHVCGGSIISASKLLTAAHCLYRDGKLIDSSRISARVGSPNQYAGGHVVNIASYSIHPDYDALINNLAVITLNTALEWTDRIKAIELTGADEALPAEGAEISVAGWGTTVDGVSSFRIRKINLTFASDAVCLDAYSDHDASSSFCLAHALKEGTCNGDGGGAAVYNDKILGVVNFVVGACGSRYPDVFVRVAGYSDWLQEQLLA; this is encoded by the exons ATGGGGCGTCATTTGCTTTGCGCACTCGACAACGACAAGATGATCAAGCTAACCACTGCACTGTGCCTGCTCATGCTCCTGGCTGGCGTCCACTCCGAGACGCCACAGGGTCGCATTTTGGGCGGCGAGGAGGCGGCCAACGATGCCACGCCCTATGCGGTGTCGCTGCGCGTGGACAATGCGCATGTCTGCGGAGGCAGCATTATTTCCGCATCGAAGTTGCTCACTGCCGCCCACTGTCTCTATCGCGATGGCAAACT CATCGACAGCAGCCGCATTTCAGCCCGCGTTGGCAGCCCCAATCAATATGCCGGCGGACACGTTGTGAACATTGCCTCCTATTCCATCCACCCGGACTATGATGCGCTGATTAACAATTTGGCTGTCATCACATTGAACACAGCGCTGGAGTGGACAGATCGCATCAAAGCGATTGAATTGACTGGTGCCGATGAGGCGTTGCCCGCTGAAGGCGCTGAGATTAGCGTTGCCGGTTGGGGCACCACCGTTGATGGCGTCTCCTCATTCAGGATACGCAAAATCAACCTTACGTTTGCCTCCGATGCAGTCTGCTTGGATGCCTACAGCGATCACGATGCCAGCTCGAGCTTCTGCCTCGCTCATGCCCTTAAGGAGGGCACCTGCAATGGCGATGGTGGCGGAGCTGCTGTCTACAATGACAAAATATTGGGCGTCGTCAATTTTGTGGTCGGTGCATGTGGCTCACGTTACCCCGACGTGTTTGTTCGCGTCGCCGGTTATTCCGATTGGCTGCAGGAACAGTTGCTTGCCTAG
- the LOC117571963 gene encoding uncharacterized protein LOC117571963, with product MSHSVTITRTTTSTTNTSYIVLNTGYLKTFPGLLKLFELIIGVAIVTIMAINFDARYFATYRPQDLFHYLMATTFMIGTFCLFLACLTSLSTGGLIAKTIYELIYHSVAAILLVVSSALLLIKLKDYKHDSYMAAGILGLVNAVLYFISAFLAHRSYRGI from the exons ATGTCTCACTCCGTGACCATAACACGCACAACGACCAGCACCACCAACACCTCCTATATTGTGCTGAATACGGGCTACCTCAAGACGTTCCCTGGTCTTCTGAAGCTCTTCGAGCTG ATCATTGGCGTCGCCATTGTCACCATAATGGCCATCAACTTTGATGCAAGGTATTTTGCTACTTATCGCCCACAGGATTTGTTCCATTACCTGATGGCCACAACGTTTATGATAGGgacattttgtttattcctCGCCTGTCTCACATCGTTGAGCACGGGCGGTCTGATCGCCAAAACGATCTAT GAACTAATCTATCATTCGGTGGCTGCTATACTGTTGGTTGTCTCATCCGCCCTGCTGCTGATCAAGTTGAAGGATTACAAGCATGATTCCTACATGGCAGCCGGCATTTTGGGCCTGGTCAATGCGGTGCTGTACTTCATAAGCGCATTCCTGGCACATCGATCATATCGCGGCATTTAA
- the LOC117571916 gene encoding mitoguardin yields the protein MQRLMPAGWCLPFRVSTTTKVVLFSLTAGVALMGVLSRFLRRRKPPRPTRRPRKYTGRRTRNSMRSPNDLASIAGSKASARSGSPVGSTLAYSDRLSLASGSIGVGAQINNQNLTGPVGMTQLTAQQLGVMGMEALDTVINFWEDALAAHYSPGGVPASLTTAEDSEFCREIQNLLEMSYTLQEQSELLFLDQRSVLFREEHSIDEAEEDGFVAAGDNNDDDDRHSRKSGSVLSRAGSDPNFDSAESFASALDQVADLREFDGFIETAYEEYPLFQTALRHHDEYTVPCRTIRSELMHCSSDTEYLAKLHCVRLAFQFLFKDAAVGQWICDAGRQILTDLLCLSDKDTKEFLVGYEDMVNFLHDPNNWPCIQMELEQRNVKAMTFYDICLDFIILDSFRDLDAPPASVTAVVQNRWLSNGFKETALTTAVWSVLKAKKRMLKFPNGFMAHFYVISEQISPLMAWGFFGPNENLRDICHYFREQLLSFLDDIYSFQKSRFTTIEEFSEDVLKHMQTRVNNIGVKFSQ from the exons ATGCAGCGCCTGATGCCGGCTGGATGGTGTTTACCCTTTAGGGTATCCACCACCACAAAA GTGGTGCTCTTCTCCCTAACTGCCGGTGTGGCGCTTATGGGCGTCTTATCGCGATTCCTACGGCGTCGCAAACCGCCGCGTCCCACACGTCGTCCCAGAAAGTATACGGGTCGTCGCACCCGAAATAGCATGCGCAGTCCCAACGATCTGGCATCGATAGCCGGCTCCAAGGCGTCGGCAAGATCGGGCAGCCCGGTGGGTTCAACTCTCGCCTATTCGGATCGCCTGTCGCTGGCATCGGGCTCGATTGGTGTCGGTGCCCAGATCAACAATCAGAACCTCACCGGGCCCGTGGGCATGACACAGCTAACCGCACAGCAATTGGGTGTGATGGGCATGGAAGCGTTGGATACAGTTATTAACTTTTGGGAGGATGCGCTGGCCGCTCACTATTCGCCGGGCGGTGTGCCCGCCTCGTTGACCACAGCGGAGGACTCGGAGTTCTGTCGCGAAATACAGAATCTGCTGGAGATGTCCTATACGCTACAGGAGCAGAGCGAACTGCTCTTTCTCGATCAGCGTTCGGTGCTTTTCCGCGAGGAACATTCCATTGATGAGGCCGAGGAGGATGGATTTGTTGCTGCCGGCGATAataatgatgacgacgatCGGCACTCGAGGAAATCGGGCAGCGTGCTCAGTCGCGCTGGCTCTGATCCCAATTTCGATTCGGCGGAAAGTTTCGCCTCGGCTTTGGATCAAGTGGCTGATCTACGTGAGTTCGATGGCTTCATTGAGACGGCATACGAGGAGTATCCGCTATTCCAGACCGCGCTCAGGCATCACGACGAGTACACGGTGCCATGTCGCACCATACGCTCCGAATTGATGCACTGCAGCAGCGACACCGAGTATTTGGCCAAGTTGCATTGCGTGCGGCTCGCCTTTCAGTTTCTCTTCAAGGATGCGGCCGTGGGTCAATGGATCTGCGATGCCGGTCGGCAAATACTGACCGATCTGTTGTGCCTGAGCGATAAGGACACCAAGGAGTTTCTCGTTGGCTACGAGGATATGGTCAACTTCCTGCACGATCCCAACAATTGGCCGTGCATTCAAATGGAGCTCGAACAGCGCAACGTCAAGGCAATGACATTCTACGACATTTGCCTGGACTTTATCATTCTGGACTCGTTTCGGGATCTCGATGCGCCGCCAGCCAGTGTCACAGCTGTTGTCCAGAATCGTTGGCTATCCAATGGATTCAAAGAGACG GCACTTACGACGGCCGTTTGGTCGGTGTTGAAAGCGAAGAAGCGAATGTTAAAGTTCCCCAATGGATTCATGGCACATTTCTATGTGATATCGGAGCAAATATCACCGTTGATGGCGTGGGGCTTCTTCGGACCCAATGAGAATTTACGCGACATTTGCCACTATTTCCGGGAACAATTGCTGTCCTTTTTGGATGACATCTACAGCTTCCAGAAGAGTCGATTCACCACCATCGAGGAGTTCTCGGAGGATGTGCTGAAGCACATGCAGACGCGTGTCAATAATATTGGCGTCAAGTTTAGCCAGTAG